One window from the genome of Sphingomicrobium arenosum encodes:
- a CDS encoding head GIN domain-containing protein, with amino-acid sequence MILKATTIALLTGAISTCTDMVDEGRIITIEEGPAITRQIEAQDFDRLTVAGRYDVIVVEGDTPSIEIEGPEAALNRTAFDFEGDELTIRPDDEDDKVIIRWADGTKVTVRITTAALKEATIAGAGTMQLAAVDAERFSGTIAGSGDIKIDRIAAKRADFTIAGSGAIDVRGSADVLDLSIGGSGDFLNQAFSATNADISIAGSGDVAAQVSGEADISIAGSGDVTLTGGANCSVSKFGSGDVSCS; translated from the coding sequence ATGATCCTCAAAGCCACCACCATCGCGCTCCTCACCGGCGCCATTTCGACCTGCACCGACATGGTCGACGAGGGACGCATCATCACCATCGAGGAAGGCCCCGCCATCACGCGGCAGATCGAGGCGCAGGACTTCGACCGCCTGACCGTGGCCGGGCGCTACGACGTCATCGTCGTCGAAGGCGACACGCCCTCGATCGAGATCGAGGGCCCCGAGGCCGCGCTCAACCGCACCGCCTTCGACTTCGAGGGTGACGAGCTCACCATCCGTCCGGACGACGAGGACGACAAGGTCATCATCCGCTGGGCCGACGGGACCAAGGTCACCGTGCGCATCACGACCGCCGCCTTGAAGGAAGCAACCATCGCGGGCGCGGGCACAATGCAGCTTGCCGCCGTCGATGCAGAGCGCTTCTCGGGCACCATTGCGGGCTCGGGCGACATCAAGATCGACCGCATTGCGGCCAAGCGCGCCGACTTCACCATCGCCGGCTCGGGCGCGATCGATGTGCGCGGCAGCGCCGACGTTCTCGACCTGTCGATCGGCGGCTCGGGCGACTTCCTCAACCAAGCCTTCAGCGCGACCAACGCCGACATCTCGATCGCCGGCTCGGGCGATGTCGCCGCGCAGGTGTCGGGCGAGGCCGATATCTCGATCGCCGGCTCGGGCGATGTGACCCTGACGGGCGGCGCCAATTGCAGCGTCTCCAAATTCGGCTCGGGCGACGTCAGCTGCAGCTGA